In one Streptomyces venezuelae genomic region, the following are encoded:
- a CDS encoding nuclear transport factor 2 family protein produces the protein MTQRVELAAVIDRLAVDALITEYAVAVDDGDWTAYRQLFAPEGRADYRSAGGIEGGADEITAWLSETMRMFPMRQHLITNRRLEFGTLEQDIDDVARVQADYVNPMRFAQQHAGSTAAAEPATAPDFVCGGRYAFTLVRTHSGWRLRQVVVTEKWRRLAARPREAASEA, from the coding sequence ATGACGCAGCGCGTGGAACTCGCCGCCGTGATCGACCGGTTGGCCGTCGATGCCCTCATCACCGAGTACGCGGTGGCAGTCGACGACGGCGACTGGACCGCCTACCGACAGCTCTTCGCTCCCGAAGGACGCGCCGACTACCGCTCCGCGGGCGGCATCGAAGGAGGAGCCGACGAGATCACCGCATGGCTGTCCGAGACGATGCGGATGTTCCCGATGCGCCAGCACCTGATCACCAACCGCAGGCTGGAGTTCGGGACGCTGGAACAGGACATCGACGACGTCGCCCGTGTCCAGGCCGACTACGTGAATCCGATGCGGTTCGCGCAGCAGCATGCGGGCTCGACAGCGGCCGCCGAGCCCGCGACCGCGCCGGACTTCGTCTGCGGCGGCCGCTATGCCTTCACCCTGGTGCGTACGCACAGTGGCTGGCGGTTGCGCCAAGTGGTGGTCACGGAGAAGTGGCGCCGACTGGCTGCCCGGCCCCGGGAAGCAGCCTCCGAGGCCTGA
- a CDS encoding VOC family protein, which produces MTLQRMDNIAIVVEDLDAAIAFFGEIGMELEGTAQIEGLYADRTVGLDGVRSDIAMMRVPGGQGSRLELTKFHAPAAVGGGSPSPSPNTLGQHRVMFAVDDIDDTIARLRPHGAELLGEVVRFENSYRLCYLRGPVGIMVALAEQIG; this is translated from the coding sequence ATGACGCTTCAGCGGATGGACAACATCGCCATCGTCGTCGAAGACCTGGACGCCGCCATCGCCTTCTTCGGCGAGATCGGCATGGAACTGGAGGGCACCGCGCAGATCGAGGGGCTCTACGCGGACCGCACCGTCGGACTCGACGGCGTACGCAGCGACATCGCCATGATGCGCGTCCCCGGCGGTCAGGGAAGCCGACTGGAGCTGACGAAGTTCCACGCACCCGCGGCGGTGGGCGGCGGATCCCCCAGTCCGTCGCCCAACACCCTGGGCCAGCACCGCGTCATGTTCGCCGTCGACGACATCGACGACACCATCGCCCGCCTGCGCCCCCACGGCGCCGAACTCCTCGGCGAGGTCGTCCGGTTCGAGAACAGCTACCGCCTCTGCTACCTCCGCGGTCCCGTGGGCATCATGGTCGCCCTGGCCGAACAGATCGGCTGA
- a CDS encoding undecaprenyl-diphosphate phosphatase, whose product MSWLESFILGLVQGLTEFLPISSSAHLRLTAAFAGWHDPGAAFTAITQIGTEAAVLIYFRKDIARILSAWFGSLFGKVPRSDHDAQMGWLVIVGSIPIGVLGVTFKDQIEGPFRDLRLIATTLIVMGIVLGIADRLAARDETGGKHRAVRERKSLKELGVRDGLIYGLCQAMALIPGVSRSGATISGGLLMGYTREAAARYSFLLAIPAVLASGVFELKDAGEGHVSWGPTIFATIIAFVVGYAVIAWFMKFITTKSFMPFVYYRVLLGIVLFVLVGVGELSPHAGESAG is encoded by the coding sequence ATGTCTTGGCTTGAATCCTTCATCCTCGGGCTCGTCCAGGGGCTGACCGAGTTCCTCCCGATCTCCTCCAGCGCGCACCTGCGCCTGACCGCGGCGTTCGCGGGCTGGCACGATCCGGGGGCCGCGTTCACCGCGATCACCCAGATCGGCACGGAGGCCGCGGTGCTGATCTACTTCCGCAAGGACATCGCCCGCATCCTGTCGGCGTGGTTCGGTTCGCTCTTCGGCAAGGTGCCGCGCTCGGACCACGACGCGCAGATGGGCTGGCTGGTCATCGTCGGCTCGATCCCGATCGGCGTCCTCGGCGTGACATTCAAGGACCAGATCGAGGGCCCGTTCCGCGATCTGCGCCTGATCGCCACGACGCTGATCGTGATGGGCATCGTCCTCGGCATCGCCGACCGCCTGGCGGCCCGCGACGAGACGGGCGGCAAGCACCGGGCGGTCCGGGAACGCAAGAGCCTCAAGGAACTCGGCGTCAGGGACGGCCTGATCTACGGCCTCTGCCAGGCGATGGCCCTGATCCCCGGCGTCTCGCGCTCGGGCGCCACGATCAGCGGCGGCCTCCTCATGGGCTACACCCGCGAGGCCGCGGCCCGCTACTCCTTCCTCCTCGCCATCCCCGCGGTCCTGGCGTCCGGAGTCTTCGAACTGAAGGACGCGGGCGAGGGCCACGTCTCCTGGGGCCCGACGATCTTCGCCACGATCATCGCGTTCGTGGTCGGCTACGCGGTGATCGCCTGGTTCATGAAGTTCATCACCACGAAGAGCTTCATGCCGTTCGTCTACTACCGCGTCCTGCTCGGCATCGTGCTCTTCGTCCTGGTGGGCGTCGGGGAACTGAGCCCGCACGCGGGCGAGTCGGCGGGCTAG
- a CDS encoding TVP38/TMEM64 family protein — MFETATARPQGLAVRCARALLSPWSRLSLLLVLLAAAATCVLVFEPQRVLSDGWPAQLGGATAVALYAVAYGVCTAAFVPRPLLNLAAGALFGSQVGLVAAIAGTVFGAGIAFGLGRMLGQDALRPLLRGRWLKAADGQLSRHGFRSMLAVRLFPGVPFAAANYCAAVSRMGWLPFLLATGLGSIPNTAAYVIAGARASTPTSPVFLIAMGFIAVTGLGGAAVAWFKRHHFRDR, encoded by the coding sequence ATGTTCGAGACCGCCACCGCCCGCCCGCAGGGCCTCGCCGTGCGCTGCGCCAGGGCTCTGCTCTCGCCGTGGTCGCGGCTGTCGCTGCTCCTGGTGCTGCTGGCCGCGGCGGCCACCTGCGTCCTGGTCTTCGAGCCGCAGCGCGTCCTCTCCGACGGCTGGCCCGCGCAGTTGGGCGGCGCCACGGCGGTGGCCCTGTACGCGGTGGCGTACGGAGTCTGCACCGCCGCGTTCGTGCCGCGTCCGCTGCTCAATCTGGCGGCGGGCGCGCTCTTCGGCTCGCAGGTGGGCCTCGTCGCGGCGATCGCCGGCACGGTGTTCGGCGCCGGCATCGCCTTCGGCCTCGGCCGGATGCTGGGCCAGGACGCGCTGCGGCCACTGCTGCGGGGGCGCTGGCTGAAGGCCGCGGACGGCCAGCTCAGCCGGCACGGGTTCCGCTCGATGCTGGCGGTGCGGCTGTTCCCCGGCGTGCCGTTCGCCGCGGCCAACTACTGCGCTGCGGTGTCCCGCATGGGCTGGCTGCCGTTCCTGCTCGCGACGGGCCTCGGGTCGATTCCCAACACGGCGGCGTACGTGATCGCCGGGGCCCGCGCGTCGACGCCGACGTCGCCCGTCTTCCTGATCGCGATGGGATTCATCGCGGTGACGGGCCTTGGCGGGGCGGCCGTGGCGTGGTTCAAGCGCCACCACTTCCGCGACCGCTGA
- a CDS encoding DNA alkylation repair protein yields MSVTVPTAVPSSDLADTVLERLVTTYSEAADPERSVQMRAYMKDIAPFLGLTSPVRRDLSRTVLAGTPRPDEKDCTAIALRCWELPEREYAYFAVDYLRRHVKRCSSGFLPVVRQLVATHSWWDTVDALAAHVVGGLVAADPELRTVMDEWIEDDDLWVARTALLHQLRHKADTDVERLFAYCVRQSGHPDFFIRKAIGWCLREYAKTDPEAVRAFVAREGDRLSPLSMREALKNS; encoded by the coding sequence ATGAGCGTCACAGTCCCGACGGCCGTGCCGAGCAGCGACCTCGCCGACACGGTGCTCGAACGGCTCGTCACGACCTACTCGGAGGCGGCCGATCCGGAACGGTCCGTGCAGATGAGGGCGTACATGAAGGACATCGCCCCCTTCCTCGGCCTGACCTCACCGGTGCGCCGCGACCTGTCCCGAACGGTCCTCGCGGGTACGCCGCGTCCCGACGAAAAAGACTGCACGGCGATCGCGCTGCGCTGCTGGGAACTGCCGGAGCGGGAGTACGCCTACTTCGCCGTCGACTATCTGCGCCGCCATGTGAAGCGCTGCTCGTCCGGTTTCCTGCCCGTCGTCCGGCAGCTCGTGGCGACGCACTCCTGGTGGGACACGGTCGACGCGCTCGCCGCGCACGTCGTCGGCGGCCTGGTCGCGGCGGATCCGGAGCTGCGGACCGTCATGGACGAATGGATCGAGGACGACGACCTGTGGGTGGCCCGGACGGCCCTCCTCCACCAGCTGCGTCACAAGGCGGACACTGACGTGGAGCGGCTCTTCGCCTACTGCGTACGCCAGTCGGGGCACCCCGATTTCTTCATCAGGAAAGCCATCGGCTGGTGTCTGCGGGAGTACGCGAAGACCGACCCGGAGGCCGTGCGTGCCTTCGTGGCCCGGGAAGGGGACCGGCTGTCGCCGCTCTCGATGCGGGAAGCGCTGAAGAACAGCTGA
- a CDS encoding TetR/AcrR family transcriptional regulator, with protein sequence MTATPSRPSRVAKLPPRERILDAAEELFQSEGILRVGVQAIADRAETTKAAIYRHFETKDALVAEWLRIVAAEYRAAFDRVGAAHPDDPGEQILGLARFIAEGLPTLSYRGCPFINSLAELPDRSHPARQVIEEHKADQTRRLIALCERAGLPDPGQTAAEITFLLEGAQVSTQNGSVDQVGERLMRIVEGLLDRRRAQAES encoded by the coding sequence ATGACAGCGACCCCCAGCAGGCCGAGCAGGGTGGCCAAGCTCCCGCCTCGCGAGCGCATCCTCGACGCGGCGGAGGAGCTCTTCCAGAGCGAGGGCATCCTTCGGGTGGGCGTCCAGGCGATCGCCGACCGGGCCGAGACCACGAAGGCGGCGATCTACCGGCACTTCGAGACGAAGGACGCGCTGGTCGCGGAGTGGCTGCGGATCGTCGCCGCCGAGTACCGGGCCGCATTCGACCGGGTCGGGGCCGCGCACCCCGACGACCCCGGGGAGCAGATCCTGGGACTGGCCCGCTTCATCGCCGAGGGACTGCCCACGCTGTCGTACCGGGGCTGCCCGTTCATCAACTCCCTCGCCGAACTGCCCGACCGCTCGCATCCCGCCCGGCAGGTGATCGAGGAGCACAAGGCAGACCAGACCCGGCGACTGATCGCCCTGTGCGAGAGGGCCGGACTGCCCGACCCCGGACAGACCGCGGCCGAGATCACGTTCCTGCTGGAAGGCGCGCAGGTCAGCACGCAGAACGGCAGTGTCGACCAGGTCGGGGAGCGCCTGATGCGCATCGTGGAGGGACTGCTCGACCGGCGTCGGGCCCAGGCGGAGTCCTGA
- a CDS encoding amidase — protein sequence MKVSEYVQYDAVGLAELMAAGEVTPAEVAAAAREAAGAVNPEINAVVETWATDDETSPDNGSAPLAGVPFLIKDLGVAMAGRRMELGSRLAAGHVPGADSSLMVRLRRAGLVTFGRTTTPEMAYSITTESAFHGPTRNPWDPRRSAGGSSGGAGAAVAAGIVPVAHATDAAGSLRIPAAYNGLFGLKPTRGRVSAGPDFDEIFNGLGVQGSVSRTVRDSAVLLDRISGPEPGDPYSAPRPSRPYADEVGRSPGRLRIGVLAQAWGGRRTTAPVADAVSRTVRLLESLGHRVTEARVGLGVGWDEFVLANARIMASNLAASVDGLAAASGRPVDTSTLEPVTLAGHRYGQLVTGPQLVAALAVRNLVARSLAEYFGTYDLLLTPTVPEPPMFLGEYGQGAEALDGFGWIERLNERSPFTMAFNVAGTPAMSVPVTSDAETGLPVGMQFAAGYGEEGLLFRLAGQLEQASPWAGRTPAVWAGSPRVR from the coding sequence ATGAAAGTTTCTGAATACGTGCAGTACGACGCGGTCGGGCTCGCGGAGCTGATGGCCGCGGGCGAAGTGACGCCCGCCGAAGTGGCGGCGGCCGCACGCGAGGCGGCGGGGGCGGTGAACCCGGAGATCAACGCGGTCGTCGAGACGTGGGCCACCGACGACGAGACCTCCCCCGACAACGGCAGCGCGCCGCTGGCCGGCGTCCCGTTCCTGATCAAGGACCTCGGGGTCGCCATGGCCGGCAGGCGGATGGAGCTCGGCAGCAGGCTCGCGGCCGGACACGTCCCGGGCGCCGACTCCTCGCTGATGGTGCGTCTGCGGCGGGCCGGCCTGGTGACGTTCGGGCGTACCACGACACCGGAGATGGCCTACAGCATCACCACGGAGTCGGCCTTCCACGGGCCGACCCGCAACCCGTGGGACCCGCGGCGCAGCGCCGGTGGATCCAGCGGGGGAGCGGGCGCGGCCGTCGCCGCCGGGATCGTCCCCGTCGCGCACGCCACGGACGCCGCGGGCTCGCTCCGCATACCCGCCGCCTACAACGGCCTCTTCGGGCTGAAGCCCACCCGCGGCCGCGTCTCCGCGGGCCCCGACTTCGACGAGATCTTCAACGGCCTGGGCGTGCAGGGCAGCGTCAGCCGCACGGTGCGCGACAGCGCGGTCCTGCTGGACCGGATCAGCGGCCCCGAACCGGGCGACCCCTACTCCGCGCCCCGACCGTCCAGGCCGTACGCCGACGAAGTCGGCCGGTCGCCGGGCCGGCTGCGCATCGGCGTCCTCGCTCAGGCGTGGGGCGGGCGCCGCACCACCGCGCCCGTGGCCGACGCCGTCTCCCGGACCGTGCGACTGCTCGAATCCCTCGGCCACCGGGTGACCGAGGCGCGCGTCGGGCTCGGCGTCGGCTGGGACGAGTTCGTGCTCGCCAACGCCCGGATCATGGCGTCGAACCTCGCCGCCTCCGTCGACGGGCTGGCCGCCGCGTCCGGCAGGCCCGTCGACACCTCCACCCTCGAACCGGTGACGCTGGCCGGACACCGGTACGGGCAACTGGTCACCGGCCCTCAGCTCGTCGCCGCCCTCGCGGTCCGCAACCTCGTCGCCCGAAGCCTGGCGGAGTACTTCGGCACGTACGACCTGCTGCTCACCCCGACCGTGCCGGAACCGCCCATGTTCCTCGGCGAGTACGGGCAGGGCGCGGAGGCGCTGGACGGGTTCGGCTGGATCGAACGTCTCAACGAGCGCTCGCCGTTCACGATGGCGTTCAACGTCGCGGGCACGCCCGCCATGTCCGTGCCGGTGACGTCCGACGCGGAGACGGGGCTGCCGGTCGGCATGCAGTTCGCCGCCGGATACGGGGAGGAGGGCCTGCTCTTCCGCCTCGCCGGGCAGCTCGAACAGGCGAGCCCGTGGGCCGGACGCACGCCCGCCGTGTGGGCGGGCAGCCCTCGGGTGCGCTGA
- the tuf gene encoding elongation factor Tu, with protein sequence MSKTAYVRTKPHLNIGTMGHVDHGKTTLTAAITKVLSERGTGGSTQYVSFDRIDRAPEEAQRGITINIAHVEYETDTRHYAHVDMPGHADYVKNMVTGAAQLDGAILVVSALDGIMPQTAEHVLLARQVGVDHIVVALNKADAGDEELTDLVELEVRDLLSANGYGGDSVPVVRVSGLKALEGDPRWTSAIEALLDAVDTYVPMPERYLDAPFLLPVENVLTITGRGTVVTGAVERGTVRLGDRVEVLGADTETVVTGLETFGKPMEEAQAGDNVALLLRGLPRDAVRRGHVVAAPGSVTPRRRFTAQVYVLSAREGGRTTPIATGYRPQFYIRTADVVGDVDLGEAAVARPGDTVTMTVELGRDVPLETGLGFAIREGGRTVGAGTVTGVA encoded by the coding sequence ATGTCCAAGACCGCTTACGTCCGTACGAAGCCGCACCTGAACATCGGCACGATGGGCCACGTCGACCACGGCAAGACCACCCTGACCGCCGCCATCACCAAGGTCCTCAGCGAGCGCGGCACCGGCGGCAGCACCCAGTACGTGTCCTTCGACCGCATCGACCGCGCCCCCGAGGAGGCGCAGCGGGGCATCACCATCAACATCGCGCACGTCGAGTACGAGACGGACACCCGGCACTACGCGCACGTGGACATGCCCGGCCACGCGGACTACGTGAAGAACATGGTCACCGGCGCCGCCCAGCTCGACGGGGCGATCCTCGTCGTGTCGGCGCTCGACGGGATCATGCCGCAGACCGCCGAGCACGTGCTGCTCGCCCGGCAGGTCGGCGTCGACCACATCGTCGTCGCGCTCAACAAGGCCGACGCCGGTGACGAGGAGCTCACCGACCTCGTCGAGCTGGAGGTCCGTGACCTGCTCTCCGCGAACGGGTACGGAGGCGACTCCGTCCCCGTCGTACGGGTCTCGGGGCTGAAGGCCCTGGAGGGCGACCCGCGGTGGACGTCCGCGATCGAGGCCCTCCTCGACGCGGTGGACACCTACGTGCCGATGCCGGAGCGCTATCTCGACGCGCCGTTCCTGCTGCCCGTCGAGAACGTGCTCACCATCACCGGGCGCGGCACCGTCGTCACCGGCGCCGTGGAGCGCGGCACCGTCCGCCTCGGCGACCGCGTGGAGGTCCTCGGCGCCGACACGGAGACGGTGGTCACCGGCCTGGAGACCTTCGGCAAGCCGATGGAGGAGGCGCAGGCCGGCGACAACGTGGCGCTGCTGCTGCGCGGTCTGCCACGCGACGCCGTACGGCGCGGCCATGTCGTCGCGGCGCCCGGCAGCGTCACCCCGCGGCGGCGCTTCACCGCGCAGGTGTACGTCCTGTCGGCCCGCGAGGGCGGCCGTACGACACCGATCGCCACCGGGTACCGGCCGCAGTTCTACATCAGGACCGCGGACGTGGTCGGCGACGTCGACCTCGGCGAGGCCGCCGTGGCCCGCCCCGGCGACACCGTCACGATGACGGTCGAGCTGGGCCGTGACGTACCGCTGGAGACCGGCCTCGGCTTCGCGATCCGCGAGGGCGGCCGTACCGTCGGCGCGGGCACCGTGACCGGAGTCGCCTGA
- a CDS encoding spermidine synthase: protein MPDIDRQHAWLLTVDGAPQSYIDLDDPTHLEFEYARRLAHVLDTAAEPGAPLDVTHLGGGALTLPRYLAATRPGSRQQVVEADRGLLRLVAERLPLEKGSGVDIHGADAREWLDAAPDDSADIVVADVFGGSRVPAHLTTVAYARTADRVLRPGGHYTANLADGAPFAFLRSQLATFAEVFEELALIAEPSVLRGRRFGNAVLIAAHHPIDVGTLARRTASDVFPARVEHGDGLRRFIGDARPVRDGEAVPSPEPPDGAFSIG from the coding sequence ATGCCGGACATCGACCGGCAGCACGCCTGGCTGCTCACGGTCGACGGCGCGCCTCAGTCGTACATCGACCTGGACGACCCGACCCACCTGGAGTTCGAGTACGCGCGCCGCCTCGCCCACGTCCTCGACACCGCGGCCGAGCCGGGCGCCCCGCTCGACGTCACCCACCTCGGCGGCGGCGCCCTCACCCTGCCCCGCTACCTCGCCGCCACCCGCCCCGGCTCCCGGCAGCAGGTGGTCGAAGCCGACAGGGGACTGCTCCGACTGGTCGCCGAACGCCTGCCGTTGGAGAAGGGGAGCGGGGTCGACATACACGGCGCCGACGCCAGGGAGTGGCTCGACGCGGCGCCCGACGACAGCGCCGACATCGTCGTCGCCGACGTCTTCGGCGGCTCACGCGTCCCCGCGCACCTCACCACGGTGGCGTACGCGCGCACCGCCGACCGGGTGCTGCGTCCGGGCGGGCACTACACCGCGAACCTCGCCGACGGCGCGCCGTTCGCCTTCCTCCGCTCCCAACTCGCCACGTTCGCCGAGGTCTTCGAGGAGCTCGCGCTGATCGCCGAGCCGTCGGTGCTGCGCGGACGCCGCTTCGGGAACGCCGTGCTGATCGCCGCGCACCACCCCATCGACGTCGGGACCCTGGCCCGGCGGACGGCCTCCGACGTCTTCCCCGCCCGGGTCGAGCACGGTGATGGGCTGCGCCGCTTCATCGGGGACGCGCGACCGGTGCGGGACGGCGAAGCGGTCCCCTCACCCGAGCCGCCCGACGGCGCCTTCTCCATCGGGTGA
- a CDS encoding MFS transporter translates to MASRPPAGDSPGVTTPASAPRRKPSWAGRNYTLLTAAAIVTNLGSHGALIAAAFAVLDAGGDGGDVGLVAAARTLPLVLFLLIGGAIADRLPRHHVMVAANVLNCVSQAAFAVLVLAGEPQLWQMMLLGGLGGAGQAFFGPAAEGMLMSSVSGEQVGRAFALYRMAMQGAGLGGAALGGLLVAAIGPGWVLAVDAAAFALAGALRSFLDVSHIPERAPGEGLIADLRDGWREFTGRPWLWSIVAQFSVVVAVVGAAESVFGPLVARDELGGAGPWGLALGAFGAGTVCGAFLMMRWKPRRLLFAGTLCVFPLAAPSAALAVPLPVAGLAAVMFVSGVAIEVFGVSWMTAMHQEIPEEKLSRVAAYDWFGSIAMVPLATALAGPAESAFGRTPSLWGCAALVVLVTAAVLFVPDVRNLTRRTTHVASAGTPADAVPDPVAAAAEASPDGEGAVGRLG, encoded by the coding sequence TTGGCAAGTCGGCCGCCCGCCGGGGATAGTCCCGGGGTGACGACTCCCGCCTCCGCGCCGCGCCGCAAGCCCTCCTGGGCCGGCCGCAACTACACACTGCTGACCGCCGCCGCGATCGTGACGAACCTCGGAAGCCACGGGGCGTTGATCGCGGCGGCGTTCGCGGTCCTCGACGCGGGCGGCGACGGCGGGGACGTCGGCCTCGTCGCCGCCGCACGGACGCTGCCGCTCGTGCTGTTCCTGCTCATCGGCGGGGCGATCGCCGACCGGCTGCCGCGCCACCACGTGATGGTCGCCGCCAACGTCCTCAACTGCGTGTCGCAGGCGGCCTTCGCCGTGCTCGTCCTCGCGGGCGAGCCGCAGCTGTGGCAGATGATGCTGCTCGGCGGGCTCGGCGGCGCCGGCCAGGCCTTCTTCGGTCCCGCCGCCGAGGGCATGCTGATGTCGTCGGTCAGCGGCGAGCAGGTGGGCCGCGCGTTCGCGCTGTACCGCATGGCGATGCAGGGGGCCGGGCTCGGCGGGGCCGCCCTCGGCGGTCTGCTGGTCGCGGCGATCGGTCCTGGCTGGGTGCTCGCGGTGGACGCCGCGGCGTTCGCGCTCGCGGGGGCGCTGCGGTCCTTCCTCGACGTGAGCCACATCCCCGAGCGCGCGCCGGGCGAGGGGCTCATCGCCGACCTGCGGGACGGCTGGCGCGAGTTCACCGGGCGGCCCTGGCTGTGGTCCATCGTGGCGCAGTTCTCGGTGGTGGTGGCGGTGGTCGGCGCCGCGGAGTCGGTGTTCGGACCACTGGTGGCGCGGGACGAGCTCGGCGGTGCGGGGCCGTGGGGACTGGCCCTCGGCGCGTTCGGCGCGGGCACGGTCTGCGGGGCGTTCCTCATGATGCGGTGGAAGCCGCGGCGCCTGCTCTTCGCCGGCACCCTCTGCGTCTTCCCGCTGGCCGCTCCCTCGGCGGCGCTCGCCGTGCCGCTGCCGGTCGCCGGTCTCGCCGCGGTGATGTTCGTCAGCGGCGTCGCGATCGAGGTGTTCGGCGTCTCCTGGATGACCGCGATGCACCAGGAGATCCCCGAGGAGAAGCTGTCGCGCGTCGCCGCCTACGACTGGTTCGGCTCGATCGCGATGGTCCCGCTGGCCACAGCGCTCGCGGGACCGGCGGAGTCCGCGTTCGGCAGGACCCCGTCGCTGTGGGGCTGTGCGGCGCTGGTGGTCCTGGTGACGGCGGCCGTCCTCTTCGTCCCTGACGTACGCAACCTGACGCGGCGCACGACGCACGTCGCGTCGGCCGGGACACCGGCGGATGCCGTGCCGGACCCGGTCGCCGCCGCGGCCGAGGCGTCACCCGATGGAGAAGGCGCCGTCGGGCGGCTCGGGTGA
- a CDS encoding DUF4442 domain-containing protein has protein sequence MSADQMSIGEMLAATVPMARTLNLEFRETSPDRAVVALPDQSDYHNHVGGPHAGAMFTLGESASGAIVLAAFGAELSRAVPLAVSAEIAYKKLAMGPVTATATLGRPATDVIAELDAGERPEFPVTIEIRREDGAVTGEMTVVWTLRPNNPS, from the coding sequence ATGAGCGCAGACCAGATGTCGATCGGCGAGATGCTCGCCGCCACGGTTCCGATGGCCCGGACCCTGAACCTCGAGTTCCGGGAGACCTCTCCGGACAGGGCCGTGGTGGCCCTGCCCGACCAGAGCGACTACCACAACCACGTCGGCGGACCCCACGCCGGCGCCATGTTCACGCTGGGCGAGTCCGCGAGCGGGGCCATCGTCCTCGCCGCGTTCGGCGCGGAGCTGTCGCGGGCGGTCCCGCTGGCCGTCAGCGCCGAGATCGCGTACAAGAAGCTGGCCATGGGCCCCGTGACGGCGACCGCCACCCTCGGCCGCCCGGCCACCGACGTGATCGCCGAACTCGACGCGGGCGAGCGCCCCGAGTTCCCGGTCACGATCGAGATCCGCCGCGAGGACGGCGCCGTCACCGGCGAGATGACGGTGGTGTGGACGCTGCGGCCCAACAATCCCAGCTGA